One Maribacter dokdonensis DSW-8 genomic region harbors:
- a CDS encoding sensor histidine kinase: protein MYKNKNIIIAQHLLIWLVLFSIPFALSYGQNLETGRLIAHFLIPVLFYAIIFYLNFFILIDKFLFAKKTLIFVVLNIIIIGFFMLAKEFIEDNFFSMLIKNRPPENERVGPPFKLFIYIQMLTYAAPLLFSIAIKTTKRWVRTEAERKEADNFKLQTELQHLRYQLQPHFFFNSLNNIYSLVDISPDKAKSTIHSLGKLMRYLLYETNTEMVPLSKEIEFMRKYIELMKLRLTDKTTVESSFPISEPQINIAPLLFISLIENAFKHGVSANKVSVISIDMITQDSSVIFQVENYNFPKEETDKSGSGIGLPNLEKRLHLLYPNKHEFVQEIKDGIYSVYLKIIT, encoded by the coding sequence ATGTATAAGAATAAAAATATTATAATTGCCCAGCACCTTCTCATTTGGTTGGTGCTGTTCAGTATACCCTTTGCGTTATCGTACGGACAAAATTTAGAAACTGGCAGACTTATTGCCCATTTTCTAATTCCTGTATTATTCTATGCAATCATATTTTATCTCAATTTTTTTATTCTGATCGATAAGTTTCTATTTGCAAAAAAAACACTGATTTTCGTAGTTCTTAATATTATTATCATTGGATTTTTTATGTTGGCCAAAGAGTTTATTGAAGATAACTTTTTCAGTATGCTTATAAAGAATCGTCCGCCGGAAAATGAAAGAGTAGGTCCACCATTTAAATTGTTCATCTATATACAAATGTTGACTTATGCGGCACCGCTACTTTTTTCCATTGCCATTAAGACCACTAAAAGATGGGTAAGAACAGAGGCGGAACGTAAAGAAGCGGATAATTTTAAGTTACAGACAGAGTTACAGCACTTGCGATACCAATTACAGCCGCATTTTTTCTTTAATTCATTGAACAACATTTATTCTTTAGTAGATATTTCTCCTGATAAAGCCAAGTCTACCATTCATAGTTTAGGTAAGCTTATGCGCTACCTACTTTATGAAACCAATACCGAGATGGTACCACTTTCTAAAGAAATAGAATTCATGAGAAAGTATATTGAATTAATGAAATTACGGTTGACCGATAAGACAACAGTGGAATCTAGTTTCCCTATAAGTGAACCACAAATAAATATAGCTCCTTTGTTATTTATTTCCCTAATAGAGAACGCTTTTAAACATGGGGTTTCTGCAAATAAGGTAAGTGTCATCTCAATAGATATGATTACGCAAGATAGCAGTGTAATTTTTCAAGTGGAAAATTATAACTTTCCAAAAGAGGAAACTGATAAAAGTGGTTCTGGTATTGGGCTACCTAACTTGGAAAAGAGGTTACATTTGCTCTACCCAAATAAACATGAGTTTGTTCAGGAAATCAAAGATGGTATTTATTCGGTGTACCTAAAAATTATAACGTAA
- a CDS encoding LytR/AlgR family response regulator transcription factor, translating to MEAVEITCMIVDDEPMAVNLVESYVDKTPYLTLKKKCNSAIEAMQFLNTEKVNLLFLDIQMPDLTGLEFSKMLSKETRVIFTTAFDQYALEGFKVEALDYLLKPFDYAEFLTAANKALDWFTLVKRKTTTTKVSEAKEFLFVKSEYKQLRIKLADVLYFEGLKDYIKIWLKDNPKPILTLMSLKSLEEDLPSSQFMRVHRSFIVALKYVEVIERSQIIINKQRITVSEQYKPKFLEYINNNSLNS from the coding sequence ATGGAAGCAGTTGAAATTACTTGCATGATTGTTGACGATGAACCTATGGCGGTTAATCTTGTGGAAAGTTATGTTGATAAAACACCTTATTTAACCCTTAAAAAGAAATGCAATAGCGCAATTGAGGCCATGCAATTTTTGAATACGGAAAAAGTAAATTTACTTTTTTTAGATATTCAGATGCCCGATTTAACGGGACTGGAATTCTCCAAAATGCTTTCAAAAGAAACTAGGGTCATTTTTACAACAGCTTTTGATCAATACGCCTTGGAAGGTTTTAAAGTTGAGGCCTTGGATTATTTATTGAAACCTTTTGACTATGCCGAGTTTTTGACCGCTGCGAACAAAGCTTTAGATTGGTTTACTTTGGTCAAAAGAAAGACAACTACTACTAAAGTATCTGAAGCAAAGGAATTTCTATTTGTAAAATCAGAATACAAACAACTGCGTATTAAGCTCGCAGACGTACTTTATTTTGAAGGGTTAAAAGATTATATTAAAATATGGCTAAAAGATAACCCTAAGCCTATACTTACTTTAATGAGTCTTAAAAGTCTAGAAGAAGATTTACCATCTTCCCAATTTATGCGGGTTCATAGATCTTTTATAGTTGCCCTTAAATATGTTGAAGTAATAGAGCGTAGCCAAATTATCATTAACAAACAACGTATTACAGTATCGGAACAGTACAAACCTAAGTTTTTAGAATATATCAACAATAACTCCTTGAATTCTTAA